A genomic region of Photobacterium swingsii contains the following coding sequences:
- a CDS encoding AraC family transcriptional regulator, whose amino-acid sequence MNIINHRKSPIDDINLIDAHYQSFAFKRHYHLDYHLGLITQGQQQYFYQGAKHTAGAGQLVIMPPDEIHDGQPKEQSGYHVKVFSITPDWLSQQAEEVSGKNHYSFPQNNIADQPLFHQLTRLHQQLESPFISQLAKDSLPIESFSYLLTHYGQVRDVGVTALGSKDLSQLRDYVMAHLDQKIGLDDLATLCQLSPSQMLRQFKKATGMTPYAWLARLRLEHAMALLKAGFSSTEVAYHVGFYDQAHFANAFKNTYGIAPSHIK is encoded by the coding sequence ATGAATATAATCAACCATCGCAAAAGCCCCATTGATGACATCAACCTGATTGATGCTCACTATCAAAGCTTTGCATTCAAGCGCCACTATCACTTGGATTACCATTTAGGCTTGATCACTCAAGGTCAGCAACAATACTTCTACCAAGGTGCCAAACACACGGCTGGCGCGGGGCAATTAGTGATCATGCCACCTGATGAAATCCACGATGGCCAACCCAAAGAGCAATCTGGCTATCACGTTAAAGTGTTTAGCATTACGCCTGATTGGTTAAGCCAGCAGGCCGAAGAAGTATCAGGCAAAAACCACTACAGCTTCCCGCAAAACAACATTGCTGATCAGCCGTTATTTCATCAACTCACCCGACTACATCAACAACTAGAGAGTCCATTCATCTCTCAGCTAGCAAAAGACAGCTTACCGATCGAGTCTTTTTCCTATTTGTTAACCCACTATGGTCAAGTCCGGGACGTGGGAGTCACCGCCTTAGGCAGTAAAGATTTGTCTCAGCTGCGTGACTATGTGATGGCTCATTTAGATCAAAAAATCGGCTTAGACGATTTGGCAACCCTGTGTCAGCTCAGCCCATCGCAAATGCTACGCCAATTTAAAAAAGCAACGGGGATGACCCCATACGCTTGGTTAGCCCGATTACGACTTGAGCATGCAATGGCACTATTAAAAGCTGGATTTAGCAGTACCGAAGTGGCCTATCACGTCGGCTTCTACGACCAAGCACATTTTGCCAATGCCTTTAAAAATACCTACGGCATTGCCCCTTCACACATTAAATAG